A window of the Plasmodium vivax chromosome 12, whole genome shotgun sequence genome harbors these coding sequences:
- a CDS encoding DNA-directed RNA polymerase III largest subunit, putative (encoded by transcript PVX_082395A), whose protein sequence is MMDAANPANAANAANVVNAANRANAVNAARVTALRGAIERSSLRKGFVQDVKSNWEIKSLKFGIMDKEEIIKCSEVKILNREMYKNNTGIPYPYGVLDLKLGAHKSNSLCETCHRNFMNCSGHFGYIELNYPLFHVGYYKYIIYILYCICKVCSHILLTNEKLEFYTNLKRRTVEDKFFKRHIFKKILNSCKKVTKCYRCGYPQGVIKKIIKPSLDQFMKLKHVIKTKENGKMVIKEDDLNSLYVLNLFKNMNPYHVKLLNVESPEKLLITALLVPPNTIRPSVVIDEHGTAEDDLTCILSEITQLNNTINNQCSNGYQTNQFLGNVEFLQLQITRFINSDSPAVSQLLATQNISKPGRGICQRLKGKEGRFRCNLSGKRVDFSSRTVISPDPNISIDEVVVPESIAMRLTYPEKVNRYNMAKLKRLIRNGTSTWPGANYVIKKACGQGGASPRGDSLIDVVKRYVGHPSGVLLPTAASVGDPRRGNPAINKISLKYANKRLVVENLQVGDVVERHLVDGDIVLFNRQPSLHRMSIMCHKARVMKYKTFRFNECVCSPYNADFDGDEMNLHVPQTEEARAEALYLMNVKNNLITPKNGEVIIALTQDFLSASYVITNKDTFLDRDSFCLLCSYFSDAKVNIDLPVPAILKPKELWTGKQLISVLIKPNTKENTIINFEIKEREYSTKNGDLKHMCLNDSYVCFYKSELICGSLGKKVLGSSKYGLFYYLIHHNSSYVALKIMNRFSKLTSRYFSNKGMTIGIDDVTPSDTLLQKKKDLLQAGYEKVNREIALYNEKKMQIQPGCTLEETLEIKVKNILDDLRNDAGKTCNQYLDHLNKPLIMFNSGAKGALINIAQMIACVGQQNVTGQRIQNGFINRTLPHFNFHCKDSESRGFVQNSFYTGLNPTEFFFHTMSGREGLVDTAVKTAETGYMQRRLMKALEDLSIHYDFSVRSCDKQIVQFIYGDDALNPSFVDNNNSYAHQFDKIFDHITSISSSNILLAYGRPPPKRSAGEAATKRLSGVAGLAAPKQLALSAGSAVPPNRFVAASPISRIAHRVAAKMSAPDAAPFIPLEHDEHFVRMVMQREGRARSGGQSVEAVEESAEESAEEAEIKGALSVSKPPQQRHHQSETDEGAPAQNNCVLPPLQHQAIAKFVNDYRNVVEIKKLVDEKQVCLSESERQLVRGMYSRMSKNVVKKIEIVNTVYRSEREKARRGRANGGGATNEVGVTEAAGTTNVVGVTEAAGTTNVVGVTEAAGVPGRDTTIAHAQGYFPRRRKRQAQPHVEEAARLYESKLYRQMIKNVIAFVSVFEHVEKKKQHFILLPYEVVEWTDFLLNYLPELMPTNIYVHTKLSQRESPTHQERTKAMNIFMKEIKKWLVVKAINVYKYFRHKKGLHLMRRSDYLNFVCPETYEPSCRYLIYDYPFVNLKQLYLFIFFNVSKYFKYISAPGDAVGSISAQSIGEPGTQMTLKTFHFAGVASMNVTLGVPRIKEIINASSTIQTPILNIPLQVKDSYNFALMMKSKLEKTTVRDICLYIKEDYTARGIFLSVKFNEQLIHNLFLNINAYTIRDIIMRQSHISKIKINKILVEVVDAYKLHMSLKNDEFLFFQMEALKKGLLDLLIHGDKDIKRCIIKKEEVEVTDGEASGGEESGGVVSGELVQPSGELVQPSGELVQPSGELVQTTAKEGAGEAKLRSIMEAFDVQMKQEMSKGEIPPGAEGEDEPVVHLDTINIDALNFEKININQIRHEKIDHYDRDGNLYSGGNGPECEEKKKKKKKIIYSILVEGNSLNYVLGLEGVDFKHIISNHVINVFQVLGIEAARVTIINEIKKCVEAYSIDIDIRHIMLLADIMAFTGDILGINRFGIQKARHSTLMLASFEETNEHLFVSSFFKNRDEINNISESIIVGKNIPIGTGAFQLLYDYKFNREERKLTLLERAQQEMA, encoded by the exons ATGATGGACGCCGCCAACCCTGCCAATGCGGCCAACGCGGCCAACGTGGTCAACGCCGCCAACAGGGCCAACGCGGTCAACGCCGCCCGCGTGACGGCGCTGCGGGGGGCGATCGAGCGCAGCAGCCTGCGCAAGGGGTTCGTGCAGGACGTGAAGAGCAACTGGGAAATCAAAAGCCTCAAGTTCGGAATTATGGACAAGGAGGAGATAATCAAATGCTCCGAAGTGAAAATTCTAAACAGAGAAATGTACAAGAACAACACGGGAATACCGTACCCTTACGGAGTTTTAGATCTCAAACTGGGAGCCCACAAGAGCAACTCCCTATGTGAAACATGCCACCGGAATTttatgaactgttcaggtCATTTTGGATACATAGAATTGAACTACCCGCTCTTCCACGTGGGGTACTACAAATACATCATCTACATTTTGTATTGCATCTGTAAGGTGTGCTCGCACATTCTGCTCACGAATGAGAAGCTGGAGTTCTATACCAACCTGAAGAGACGCACAGTTGAGGATAAGTTTTTTAAGAGGCACATCTTTAAGAAGATCCTTAACAGCTGTAAGAAGGTCACCAAGTGCTACCGCTGTGGGTACCCCCAGGGGGTAATAAAGAAAATCATCAAGCCGAGTTTAGACCAATTTATGAAGCTCAAGCATGTAATTAAGACAAAggaaaatggcaaaatggtaaTCAAAGAGGACGATTTGAATAGCCTCTATGTATTGAatctatttaaaaatatgaacccATATCATGTGAAACTTCTAAACGTGGAAAGCCCAGAGAAGCTCCTCATAACAGCGTTGCTGGTACCTCCCAACACGATTAGACCGTCTGTGGTTATTGATGAGCATGGCACAGCAGAGGATGACTTGACATGCATCCTTTCGGAAATTACCCAACTGAATAACACCATCAATAACCAGTGCAGTAATGGCTACCAGACGAACCAGTTCCTTGGAAACGTAGAATTTCTGCAGCTACAAATTACGAGGTTTATTAATAGCGATTCTCCTGCCGTTTCGCAGTTACTTGCTACTCAAAATATTTCTAAACCGGGGAGGGGGATTTGCCAACGGttgaaggggaaggagggTCGCTTCAGGTGCAACCTATCGGGGAAAAGGGTCGATTTCTCAAGCAGAACTGTCATTTCGCCTGACCCCAATATCTCCATCGATGAGGTGGTGGTCCCGGAAAGCATTGCCATGAGGCTCACCTACCCGGAGAAGGTCAATCGGTATAACATGGCGAAGCTGAAGAGGCTCATACGGAACGGGACGAGCACCTGGCCGGGCGCCAACTACGTCATTAAGAAGGCGTGCGGCCaggggggggcctccccgCGGGGGGACTCCCTCATCGACGTGGTGAAGCGCTACGTGGGCCATCCCAgcggtgtgcttctccccaccGCCGCCTCAGTGGGAGACCCGCGCAGGGGCAACCCCGCCATCAACAAAATCAGCCTCAAGTACGCCAACAAAAGGCTCGTGGTGGAGAACCTGCAGGTGGGGGACGTGGTGGAGCGGCACCTGGTGGACGGAGACATCGTGCTGTTCAACCGGCAGCCCTCCCTCCACCGAATGTCCATCATGTGCCACAAGGCGAGGGTCATGAAGTACAAGACGTTTAGGTTCAACGAGTGTGTGTGTTCTCCCTATAATGCCGACTTTGATGGGGATGAGATGAACCTACACGTGCCGCAAACGGAGGAAGCCAGAGCAGAGGCCCTATACCTCATGAATGTAAAGAACAATTTGATTACGcccaaaaatggggaagtgaTCATAGCCTTGACGCAGGACTTCCTGTCAGCTTCGTACGTCATCACCAATAAGGACACCTTCCTCGATAGGGACTCCTTCTGTTTGCTCTGCTCCTACTTCTCGGATGCGAAGGTGAATATAGATTTGCCTGTTCCGGCGATTCTAAAACCGAAGGAGCTTTGGACAGGCAAGCAGTTGATAAGTGTGCTCATCAAACCAAACACAAAGGAAAATACAATCAtcaattttgaaataaagGAGAGGGAATATTCCACGAAAAATGGGGATCTCAAACATATGTGTTTGAACGATTCTTACGTATGTTTCTACAAGTCGGAGTTAATTTGCGGCTCTTTGGGGAAGAAGGTTCTAGGGTCCTCTAAGTATGGCCTGTTTTACTACCTCATCCACCACAACTCCTCCTACGTTGCtctaaaaattatgaatcgCTTTTCCAAGCTGACTAGTAGATATTTTTCTAACAAAGGAATGACCATAGGGATTGATGATGTCACCCCATCGGATACTCTCCttcaaaagaaaaaggaccTCCTCCAAGCGGGTTACGAAAAGGTTAACAGAGAGATCGCCCTCtataatgaaaagaaaatgcaaatacaACCCGGATGTACTTTAGAAGAAACTCTAGaaattaaagtaaaaaatatattagatGATTTACGTAACGATGCAGGGAAGACATGCAACCAGTATTTGGATCACTTAAATAAGCCACTTATCATGTTTAACTCTGGAGCTAAGGGAGCTCTCATTAACATCGCTCAGATGATTGCTTGCGTGGGACAACAGAACGTTACCGGGCAGAGGATTCAAAACGGATTCATTAATAGGACTCTCCCTCATTTTAACTTCCACTGTAAAGATTCCGAGAGTAGGGGCTTCGTGCAGAACTCCTTTTACACGGGGCTCAACCCAACTGAGTTTTTCTTTCACACCATGTCTGGCCGAGAGGGGCTCGTAGACACGGCTGTCAAAACCGCCGAAACGGGGTACATGCAGAGGAGACTCATGAAGGCCCTCGAGGACCTATCCATTCATTACGACTTCTCAGTTCGCTCGTGCGATAAACAGATCGTTCAGTTCATCTACGGCGACGACGCTCTGAACCCCTCCTTCGTGGATAACAACAATTCCTATGCGCACCAATTTGACAAGATCTTCGACCACATCACCTCCATTTCGTCCAGCAACATTCTGCTCGCCTACGGCAGGCCCCCCCCCAAGCGAtcagcgggggaagcggcgacgAAGCGGTTATCTGGGGtagcggggttagcggcgccCAAGCAGTTAGCCTTGTCTGCTGGGTCAGCGGTGCCCCCTAACCGCTTCgtcgccgcctcccccatttCCCGCATCGCCCACCGGGTGGCCGCCAAGATGAGCGCCCCCGACGCGGCGCCCTTCATCCCCCTGGAGCACGACGAGCACTTCGTGCGGATGGTCATGCAGCGGGAGGGGCGCGCCCGCAGCGGCGGTCAGTcagtggaagcggtggaagaaTCAGCGGAAGAATcagcggaagaagcggaaatAAAGGGCGCCCTGAGTGTCTCCAAGCCGCCTCAGCAGCGCCACCACCAGAGTGAAACCGATGAAGGGGCGCCCGCCCAAAACAACTGCGTCCTGCCGCCGCTCCAACACCAGGCCATTGCAAAATTCGTAAACGACTATCGAAACGTAGTCGAGATAAAGAAGCTGGTGGATGAGAAGCAGGTCTGCCTGAGCGAGTCGGAAAGGCAGCTCGTGCGGGGCATGTACAGCCGGATGAGCAAAAACGTGGTGAAGAAGATAGAAATTGTTAACACGGTGTACCGGTCCGAGAGGGAGAAGGCGCGCAGGGGGAGggcaaacggggggggagcgacgAATGAAGTGGGTGTGACGGAAGCGGCGGGCACTACGAACGTGGTAGGCGTGACGGAAGCGGCGGGCACTACGAACGTGGTAGGCGTGACGGAAGCGGCGGGCGTGCCGGGCAGAGACACCACTATCGCTCACGCACAGGGCTACTTCCCCCGCAGGAGGAAAAGGCAGGCACAGCCGCACGTGGAGGAGGCGGCCCGGCTGTACGAAAGCAAGCTATACAGGCAAATGATAAAAAACGTAATCGCATTCGTGAGCGTCTTCGAGCACGtcgaaaagaagaagcaacacTTCATCTTGCTGCCCTACGAAGTGGTGGAGTGGACCGACTTCCTCCTAAACTACCTGCCAGAGTTGATGCCAACaaacatatatgtgcatacgaAACTGTCTCAAAGGGAAAGCCCCACTCATCAGGAGAGGACCAAAGCGATGAATATCTTTatgaaagaaattaaaaaatggctagttgTGAAAGCCATCAATGTGTATAAGTACTTTAGGCATAAGAAGGGGCTTCACTTGATGAGGCGAAGCGATTACCTCAATTTCGTCTGCCCAGAGACGTATGAGCCATCTTGCCGTTACCTCATTTACGATTACCCCTTTGTGAATTTGAAGCAGCTGtacttgttcattttttttaatgtctcgaaatattttaagtatATCTCCGCTCCGGGGGACGCCGTGGGGTCCATTTCGGCCCAGTCCATTGGGGAGCCCGGCACGCAGATGACGCTCAAGACGTTTCACTTCGCAG gcgtGGCGAGCATGAACGTGACCCTGGGCGTGCCAAGAATCAAAGAGATCATAAACGCGTCGAGCACCATACAGACGCCCATCCTGAACATCCCCCTGCAGGTGAAAGACAGCTACAACTTTGCCCTAATGATGAAGTCAAAATTAGAGAAAACGACCGTTAGAGACATCTGCCTCTACATAAAGGAGGACTACACCGCTCGAGGCATCTTCCTCTCTGTGAAATTCAACGAGCAACTCATCCACAACCTTTTCCTAAACATAAATGCGTATACCATTAGGGATATCATAATGAGGCAGAGTCATATCAGCAAGATAAAgattaataaaattcttGTGGAGGTGGTGGATGCGTACAAGCTGCACATGTCTCTGAAGAACGACgagtttttgtttttccaaatggagGCCCTGAAGAAGGGGCTGCTGGACCTGCTCATTCACGGCGACAAGGACATAAAGCGCTGCATCataaagaaggaggaggtggaGGTCACGGACGGGGAGGCCAGCGGTGGGGAggaaagcggtggagtggtAAGCGGTGAACTGGTGCAACCAAGCGGTGAACTGGTGCAACCAAGCGGTGAACTGGTGCAACCAAGCGGTGAACTGGTGCAAACCACCGCGAAGGAAGGCGCCGGTGAGGCTAAGCTGCGAAGCATCATGGAGGCCTTCGACGTCCAAATGAAGCAAGAAATGTCAAAGGGGGAGATCCCACCAGGGGCGGAGGGAGAAGACGAACCCGTCGTCCACCTAGACACCATCAATATAGACGCCCtgaattttgaaaaaataaatataaatcaaataaggcatgaaaaaattgaccaTTACGATCGCGATGGGAATCTGTACAGTGGAGGGAATGGGCCGGAatgcgaagaaaaaaaaaaaaaaaaaaaaaaaataatttactctATTCTTGTAGAGGGCAACTCGCTGAACTACGTCCTGGGGTTGGAGGGCGTAGACTTCAAGCACATCATTTCGAACCACGTGATTAACGTTTTTCAGGTGCTGGGCATCGAGGCCGCCAGAGTCACCATCATCAATGAGATAAAGAAGTGCGTCGAGGCCTACAGCATCGACATCGACATTAGGCACATCATGCTGCTCGCGGATATCATGGCCTTCAC GGGAGACATCCTCGGGATAAACCGCTTCGGCATCCAGAAGGCCAGGCACAGCACGCTCATGCTGGCGTCCTTCGAAGAGACAAACGAGCACCTCTTcgtttcctccttcttcaaaaacagagacgaaataaataacatCAGCGAGAGCATCATTGTGGGCAAGAACATCCCCATTGGCACGGGTGCCTTCCAGCTCCTCTACGACTACAAGTT CAACCGAGAGGAAAGGAAGCTCACCCTCCTGGAACGGGCTCAGCAGGAGATGGCCTAA
- a CDS encoding hypothetical protein, conserved (encoded by transcript PVX_082390A), with translation MTDFQTASGFLEEIKNLCSELLNATEEDVFNKLSLYDELEQKLNKLQPIITRIRIRRNEQDESKRTYGVKMIKSVDTLLERYDLLYRIYEEELTIFKENYEIEKKNIVAKKLLQEQQRKEYEAQLLNRGREETKKEHLAIQRINEEKKRALQNTQEDHAHRMNRVETIKAIIQEKCSFLCDEIAAACDRGAAVQYVYAQLGRPPGGGSPASPDTAANPATPANPANWPLPLVDCLYLVYRQNEFQPFKEALQNIIEYLTHLLKNVDDEQMKLINLMNQQFQKNILSKRGTLLLFVLIGYVVKKAGDVGHVLKKLNRPVDEKNIYMYLEEPDIATDYEGWKSWYDALQTALDVLCSFFRCVNKYSDAPTDEQVRQAFLYLRGKFAEARVREATG, from the coding sequence ATGACGGACTTCCAGACGGCCTCCGGCTTCCTGGAGGAAATCAAAAACCTTTGCAGCGAGCTGCTGAACGCAACGGAGGAAGACGTGTTCAACAAGCTGAGCCTCTACGACGAGCTGGAGCAGAAACTTAACAAGCTGCAGCCAATAATAACGCGCATACGGATTCGTAGGAACGAGCAGGATGAGTCGAAGAGGACCTATGGAGTGAAGATGATCAAAAGTGTGGACACTCTCCTGGAGAGGTATGATCTGCTCTACAGAATCTACGAGGAGGAACTCACCATCTTTAAAGAGAACtacgaaattgaaaaaaaaaatatcgttGCGAAGAAGTTGCTGCAGGAGCAGCAGCGCAAGGAATATGAAGCGCAGCTACTCAACAGGGGGagggaagaaacaaaaaaggagcactTAGCTATTCAACGGataaatgaggaaaaaaaaagggccctACAAAACACACAGGAGGATCATGCTCATCGGATGAACCGCGTGGAAACGATAAAGGCGATCATTCAGGAGAAGTGCAGCTTCCTCTGTGACGAGATCGCCGCCGCGTGCGACCGGGGCGCGGCCGTGCAGTACGTGTACGCGCAGTTGGGGAGGCctccgggggggggcagccccgCCAGCCCCGacaccgccgctaaccctGCTACCcccgctaaccccgccaactggccgctccccctggTGGACTGCCTCTACCTGGTGTACAGGCAAAACGAATTCCAGCCATTCAAGGAGGCACTCCAAAATATCATCGAGTACCTAACGCACTTGCTCAAAAATGTAGATGACGAGCAAATGAAGCTAATCAACCTGATGAACCAGCAGTTCCAAAAGAATATACTCTCGAAGAGGGGCactcttctccttttcgttctGATTGGGTACGTGGTGAAGAAGGCGGGGGACGTGGGGCACGTGCTGAAGAAGCTTAACAGGCCAGTGGATGAGAAAAACATCTATATGTATTTGGAGGAGCCAGACATCGCTACTGACTACGAGGGGTGGAAATCTTGGTACGATGCTCTCCAAACTGCGCTCGATGTGCTCTGCTCCTTCTTCCGCTGCGTCAACAAGTACTCCGACGCCCCCACGGACGAGCAGGTGCGCCAGGCCTTTTTGTATTTGCGCGGGAAGTTTGCCGAGGCCCGCGTGAGAGAGGCCACTGGGTGA
- a CDS encoding hypothetical protein, conserved (encoded by transcript PVX_082380A): protein MDEHILKRLTSRELKRTILQKAKDILEERERNPSERGKGNTATEKAATENATTSNEPCCNKNPGGAVVGGSDVVGDAPPDKQDISFHSLQDFSCKYLKMCQVNMLNHANVEYELVISFMRTFNSELKFQLNLTSADDQGDEKNSVLHQMANLFADKLICYCTTPMAVVAPHGDSEGGLLGDELLEQIRFFFKQIEEKSHDNLLFNMCLGKIAECIFKFKPKAEEVASWISRQALADLVKALLGDNLKRYEQCIICMTDFIKERHAKLSFAQVDNVVLMIEIVQYAIVYLSERKYNTLHTLKNSEWKIFFYQLIVAETFLYEKKAENTNKEFNSYYKQQLEVWRLKNTSYSKWFKIEMPLSLSLLK, encoded by the exons ATGGATGAACACATTTTAAAGAGGCTAACCAGCAGGGAGCTCAAAAGG actattttgcaaaaagcgaaagacattttggaagaaagggaaagaaacCCAAGTGAGAGGGGCAAAGGTAATACGGCCACGGAAAAGGCAGCCACGGAAAATGCAACCACCTCAAATGAACCGTGTTGTAATAAAAATCCTGGGGGAGCAGTAGTGGGAGGTTCGGATGTGGTCGGGGATGCTCCCCCGGACAAGCAGGACATCTCTTTCCACAGTTTGCAAGACTTCTCTTGTAAATATCTCAAAATG TGCCAAGTGAACATGCTGAACCACGCGAACGTCGAATACGAGTTGGTCATCTCCTTCATGCGAACCTTCAACAGTG AGCTCAAGTTTCAGCTGAACCTAACCAGCGCCGACGACCAGGGGGACGAGAAAAACTCAGTGCTTCACCAGATGGCCAACCTGTTCGCGGACAAGCTTATTTGCTACTGCACTACCCCCATGGCTGTTGTGGCCCCCCATGGAGATAGCGAGGGCGGCCTTCTGGGTGACGAGCTCCTGGAGCAgattcgtttctttttca AGCAAATCGAAGAGAAGAGCCACGATAACCTCCTATTCAACATGTGCCTTGGCAAAATTGCGGAATGCATCTTCAAATTTAAGCCAAAAG CCGAGGAAGTGGCTAGCTGGATTTCCAGGCAGGCGCTGGCCGACCTGGTGAAGGCCCTACTGGGCGACAACTTAAAAAGATACGAACAGT GCATCATCTGCATGACGGACTTTATAAAAGAAAGACACGCGAAATTGAGTTTCGCCCAAGTTGACAACGTTGTACTCATGATCGAGATCGTTCAATACGCCATTGTTTACCTGTCTGAGCGGAAATACAACACG CTGCATACGCTAAAGAACTCCGAGTGGAAAATATTCTTCTACCAACTGATAGTCGCGGAAACGTTTCTTTACGAGAAGAAGGCGGAAAACACGAACAAGGAGTTTAACAGCTATTACAAGCAGCAGCTGGAGGTGTGGAGGCTGAAAAATACGTCGTACTCCAAGTGGTTTAAAATTGAGATGCCCCTCTCGCTCAGTTTGTTGAAGTGA
- a CDS encoding NAD-dependent deacetylase, putative (encoded by transcript PVX_082385A) yields the protein MGNLMLFARRRVTKSITLEDLACMIRGCTYVVALTGSGTSAESNIPSFRGANSSIWSKYDPKIYGTIWGFWKSPEKIWEVIRDISSDYEIELNPGHTALSKLESLGYLKTVITQNIDGLHEESGNSKVIPLHGSVFEARCCTCRETIQLNKIMLQKTSHFMHQLPPECPCGGIFKPNVVLFGEVIPKSLLKQAEKEIDKCDLLLVIGTSSTVSTATNLCYHAHRKKKKIVEVNISKTYITNRVSDYHVRAKFSELAAISDLLKGGGAAERSEAATQSGGATQTGETKQRAKAAQSANSTHSTSANR from the coding sequence ATGGGGAACCTAATGCTGTTCGCCCGGAGGAGGGTGACGAAGAGCATCACGCTGGAGGACCTGGCGTGCATGATAAGGGGATGCACGTACGTAGTGGCCCTAACAGGATCAGGCACCTCCGCAGAAAGTAACATCCCCAGTTTCCGGGGCGCCAACAGCTCCATCTGGAGCAAATATGACCCAAAAATATATGGCACCATTTGGGGCTTCTGGAAATCCCCAGAGAAAATATGGGAAGTTATTAGAGACATCTCATCCGATTACGAAATAGAATTGAACCCTGGCCATACAGCTCTCTCCAAATTAGAAAGCCTTGGCTATTTAAAAACAGTCATCACTCAAAACATTGATGGGTTGCACGAGGAGAGTGGGAACTCCAAAGTAATCCCCTTGCATGGGAGTGTGTTCGAAGCTCGCTGCTGCACATGTAGGGAGACCATTCAGCTGAACAAGATCATGCTGCAGAAAACTTCCCATTTTATGCACCAGCTGCCTCCAGAATGCCCTTGTGGGGGAATCTTTAAACCTAATGTGGTTCTTTTTGGAGAGGTGATTCCCAAGTCTCTTTTGAAACAAGCCGAGAAGGAGATAGATAAGTGCGACCTTCTGTTGGTCATCGGCACCTCCTCCACCGTGTCCACTGCCACCAATTTGTGTTACCATGCCCacaggaaaaagaaaaaaatcgttGAGGTGAATATCTCCAAGACGTATATCACCAACCGAGTGTCCGACTACCACGTGCGCGCCAAGTTCAGCGAGTTGGCGGCCATCTCGGACCTCCTCAAGGGGggtggagcggcggagcggAGCGAAGCGGCCACTCAATCTGGGGGGGCcacccaaacgggggagactAAGCAGAGAGCCAAAGCAGCGCAGAGCGCCAATTCCACGCATAGCACCTCGGCTAATCGGTGA